The Raphanus sativus cultivar WK10039 chromosome 2, ASM80110v3, whole genome shotgun sequence genome includes a region encoding these proteins:
- the LOC108842630 gene encoding calcium-transporting ATPase 8, plasma membrane-type has product MTSPFKQSPGRRRGSDLESGKGENSDSDSDTFSIPAKNASLERLQQWRKAALVLNASRRFRYTLDLKKEQETREMRQKIRSHAHALLAANRFMDMGREQGVEKPVASATPAGDFGIGPEQLVLMSKDHNITSLKQYGGAQGLSDLLKTNIEKGVSGDDDDLLKRKTIYGSNTYPRKKGKGFLRFLWDACQDLTLIILMVAAVASLALGIKTEGIKEGWYDGGSIAFAVILVVVVTAVSDFKQSLQFQNLNDEKRNIHLEVVRGGRRVEVSIYDLVVGDVIPLNIGNQVPADGVLIAGHSLALDESSMTGESKIVNKDANKDPFLMSGCKVADGNGVMLVTGVGVNTEWGLLMASISEDNGEETPLQVRLNGVATFIGTIGLIVAASVLVILLVRYFTGHTEDVRGGPQFVKGKTKIGHVVDDVIKVITVAVTIVVVAVPEGLPLAVTLTLAYSMRKMMADKALVRRLSACETMGSATTICSDKTGTLTLNQMTVVESYAGGKKTDTEQLPATITSLCVEGISQNTTGSIYVPEGGGDLEFSGSPTEKAILGWGIKLGMNFETARSQSSILHAFPFNSEKKRGGVAVKTADGEVHIHWKGASEIVLASCRSYIDEDGNVAPMTEDKAQYFKNGIEDMAGRTLRCVALAFRPYDAEKVPTGEELSKWVLPEDDLILLAIVGIKDPCRPGVKDSVQLCQNAGVKVRMVTGDNVQTARAIALECGILTSDADASEPTLIEGKSFRALTDAERDKISDKISVMGRSSPNDKLLLVQSLRRRGHVVAVTGDGTNDAPALHEADIGLAMGIAGTEVAKESSDIIILDDNFASVVKVVRWGRSVYANIQKFIQFQLTVNVAALVINVVAAISSGDVPLTAVQLLWVNLIMDTLGALALATEPPTDHLMGRPPVGRKEPLITNIMWRNLLIQAIYQVSVLLVLNFRGISILGLEHEVPTHATRVKNTIIFNAFVLCQAFNEFNARKPDEKNIFKGVIKNRLFMGIIVITLVLQVIIVEFLGKFASTTKLNWQQWLICVAIGVISWPLALVGKFIPVSKTPLSNKLKCWGKKKSSGEGSL; this is encoded by the exons ATGACTAGTCCCTTCAAGCAATCTCCGGGAAGACGTCGGGGAAGCGATTTGGAGTCCGGCAAAGGCGAAAACTCCGACTCCGATAGTGACACGTTCTCCATCCCCGCCAAGAATGCTTCCCTCGAGCGCCTCCAACAGTGGAGA AAAGCTGCGCTGGTGCTCAATGCCTCTAGGAGATTCCGCTACACGTTGGATTTGAAGAAGGAGCAAGAGACGAGAGAGATGAGGCAGAAAATCAGGAGTCACGCTCATGCTCtcttg gcTGCTAATCGTTTCATGGATATGGGGCGTGAGCAAG GAGTTGAAAAACCAGTAGCTTCTGCTACTCCAGCTGGTGATTTTGGAATCGGACCTGAACAGCTTGTCCTCATGTCAAAGGACCACAACATCACTTCTCTGAAGCAGTATGGAGGG GCTCAAGGGTTGTCAGACTTACTCAAGACAAATATCGAGAAAGGTGTCAGtggagatgatgatgacttGCTAAAGCGTAAGACCATTTATGGTTCGAACACGTATCCTCGCAAGAAAGGGAAAGGGTTTCTG AGGTTTCTTTGGGATGCTTGCCAGGATCTCACTTTGATCATTCTGATGGTGGCTGCGGTTGCGTCTTTagcacttgggataaaaacagAG GGGATCAAAGAAGGTTGGTATGATGGAGGAAGCATTGCATTTGCAGTGATTCTTGTGGTTGTTGTGACAG CTGTCAGTGACTTCAAACAGTCACTCCAGTTTCAGAACTTGAATGATGAGAAGAGAAACATACATCTCGAG GTTGTAAGAGGTGGAAGACGAGTGGAAGTTTCGATCTATGACCTTGTAGTTGGTGATGTCATACCCCTCAACATTGGAAATCAG GTCCCTGCAGATGGAGTGCTGATAGCTGGCCACTCTCTTGCCCTTGATGAGTCTAGCATGACTGGAGAGAGCAAAAtt GTTAACAAAGACGCTAACAAGGACCCATTCCTAATGTCTGGCTGTAAAGTGGCAGATGGAAATGGTGTTATGCTG GTCACTGGTGTTGGAGTCAACACTGAATGGGGATTGCTGATGGCCAGTATTTCTGAAGACAATGGTGAAGAAACTCCCTTACAG GTGCGCTTAAATGGAGTAGCTACGTTTATTGGAACCATTGGGTTAATTGTTGCTGCTTCTGTTCTTGTGATTCTTCTGGTTCG aTATTTCACCGGTCACACTGAAGACGTAAGAGGAGGTCCTCAATTTGTTAAAGGAAAGACAAAAATCGGTCATGTAGTTGATGATGTGATCAAAGTTATTACCGTTGCG GTTACAATTGTCGTCGTGGCAGTGCCTGAGGGCCTTCCATTAGCTGTTACATTAAC CCTTGCCTATTCAATGAGGAAAATGATGGCAGATAAGGCTTTG GTGCGGAGGCTATCTGCTTGTGAGACGATGGGCTCTGCCACCACTATTTGCAGCGATAAAACTGGAACACTAACTTTGAATCAG atGACAGTGGTTGAGTCGTATGCCGGGGGCAAGAAAACAGATACTGAACAATTGCCAGCAACTATCACTTCGTTGTGCGTTGAAGGAATATCTCAAAACACAACTGGTAGTATCTACGTCCCAGAG GGTGGTGGTGATTTAGAGTTCTCTGGTTCACCTACAGAAAAAGCCATTCTTGGCTGGGGAATTAAG CTGGGCATGAATTTCGAGACAGCCAGGTCGCAGTCTTCTATTCTTCATGCTTTTCCGTTTAACTCAGAGAAGAAACGTGGTGGTGTTGCTGTAAAAACG GCTGATGGTGAAGTTCATATTCACTGGAAAGGAGCTTCTGAAATTGTCCTTGCATCTTGCAGAAGCTACATCGATGAGGATGGTAATGTGGCACCAATGACTGAAGACAAG GCACAGTATTTCAAGAATGGTATCGAAGATATGGCTGGAAGAACCTTACGATGTGTCGCACTGGCCTTTAGACCCTATGATGCTGAAAAGGTGCCAACAGGCGAAGAACTCTCAAAGTGGGTACTCCCGGAAGACGACCTTATTTTGCTAGCTATAGTAGGCATAAAG GATCCATGTAGACCAGGAGTCAAAGATTCAGTCCAGTTGTGTCAGAATGCTGGTGTCAAG GTCCGTATGGTCACTGGTGACAACGTCCAAACTGCCAGGGCTATTGCTTTGGAGTGTGGAATATTAACGTCAGATGCTGATGCCTCCGAGCCTACTCTTATTGAAGGAAAATCATTCCGGGCCTTGACTGATGCAGAAAGGGACAAGATTAGTGACAAAATATCG GTTATGGGCCGATCATCTCCTAATGACAAGCTTCTGCTGGTACAATCGCTTAGAAGACGTGGGCATGTTGTTGCTGTGACTGGAGATGGGACAAATGACGCTCCTGCACTCCACGAG GCCGATATTGGTCTTGCTATGGGAATAGCAGGAACAGAAGTGGCTAAGGAAAGTTCAGACATCATTATCTTGGATGATAACTTTGCTTCAGTTGTCAAG gttgttCGCTGGGGACGATCAGTGTACGCCAACATTCAGAAATTCATCCAGTTTCAGCTAACAGTCAATGTTGCTGCTCTTGTCATTAACGTCGTAGCTGCTATTTCAAGCGGTGACGTTCCACTTACCGCTGTGCAG CTTCTGTGGGTTAATCTGATTATGGACACTCTCGGAGCATTGGCTTTAGCTACTGAACCACCTACTGATCACCTCATGGGAAGGCCTCCCGTGGGCAGAAAGGAGCCTCTTATCACCAACATCATGTGGAGAAACCTGTTGATTCAG GCTATCTATCAAGTGAGTGTATTACTGGTTCTCAATTTCCGAGGGATAAGCATACTTGGCCTCGAGCATGAAGTTCCTACACATGCCACCAGAGTGAAGAACACAATAATTTTCAACGCCTTCGTGCTCTGCCAA GCATTCAACGAGTTCAATGCTCGAAAACCAGACGAGAAGAACATCTTCAAAGGCGTTATCAAGAATCGTCTCTTCATGGGAATAATAGTCATAACTCTCGTCCTCCAg GTTATCATTGTTGAGTTCCTCGGCAAATTCGCTTCCACGACAAAACTTAACTGGCAACAATGGCTAATATGTGTTGCCATCGGTGTGATCAG TTGGCCTCTTGCTCTGGTGGGAAAATTCATTCCGGTGTCAAAAACTCCTCTCAGCAACAAACTAAAGTGCTGGGGCAAGAAAAAATCTTCTGGAGAAG GTTCACTCTGA
- the LOC108824321 gene encoding uncharacterized protein LOC108824321, translating into MPKTLATEPSRNNINPALLALTPRQVLISRPVIMGKESKALSLKSEQKSLLLRSIAQYLDRCGFSKCFKKLLSEAEIEKKELDSALPDLEEVYGVFLNTSNLEAVEEKDEVEKNASDDQKKEAAEEVKKEKKKKKVEVTKEEKVKETDGEIGDGIKEKKKNKKEPKVEVAKEEKVKETDGEVEDGVKEKEKKKKKKTKSKAAESETLGDEERVSKKRKRSEPEEETKEQTDDDDEDSKRRKKEDMDVQETPVKQTDVEENGNVETKSTNKKSGKGLSDSKEPKKPFQRVNVEEVVFTDDRLKDNSYWAKGGADSGYGAKAQEVLGQVRGRGFRHEKTKKKRGSYRGGEIDLQSHSVKFEYSDDE; encoded by the exons ATGCCCAAAACCCTAGCAACGGAGCCTTCTCGAAACAACATAAACCCAGCCCTCTTAGCTCTCACGCCTCGCCAAGTGTTGATCTCTAGACCGGTTATTATGGGGAAAGAGAGCAAAGCCTTGAGCTTGAAATCGGAGCAGAAGTCTCTCCTTCTCCGTTCGATAGCTCAGTACTTGGACCGATGTGGGTTTTCTAAGTGCTTCAAGAAACTGCTCTCCGAAGCCGAAATCGAG AAGAAGGAATTGGATAGTGCATTACCGGATCTAGAGGAAGTTTACGGTGTGTTTTTGAACACGAG CAATCTAGAAGCTGTGGAGGAGAAAGATGAAGTGGAGAAGAATGCATCTGATGATCAGAAGAAAGAAGCTGCAGAGGAAGTaaagaaggagaaaaagaagaagaaggtggagGTAACTAAGGAGGAGAAGGTTAAAGAGACTGATGGTGAGATTGGAGATGGGattaaagagaagaagaagaacaagaaggaaCCGAAAGTGGAGGTAGCTAAGGAGGAGAAGGTCAAAGAGACTGATGGTGAGGTCGAAGATGGagtgaaagagaaagagaaaaagaagaagaagaagaccaagTCGAAAGCTGCCGAGTCTGAGACTTTGGGTGATGAGGAGAGAGTTTccaagaagagaaaaagatcaGAGCCTGAAGAAGAGACAAAAGAACAgacagatgatgatgatgaggactCTAAACGTAGGAAGAAGGAAGATATGGATGTTCAAGAAACACCTGTTAAGCAAACTGATGTTGAGGAGAACGGTAACGTTGAAACAAAATCAACTAATAAGAAGTCTGGAAAGGGGCTTTCTGACTCTAAAGAG CCGAAGAAACCGTTTCAGAGAGTGAACGTTGAGGAAGTTGTGTTCACTGACGATAGGCTTAAAGACAACTCTTATTGGGCCAAG GGTGGTGCTGATTCGGGCTATGGTGCTAAAGCTCAAGAGGTTCTAGGGCAAGTCAGAGGAAG gGGTTTCCGACatgagaagacgaagaagaaaagaggaagCTACAGAGGAGGAGAGATTGATCTTCAATCACATTCAGTTAAGTTTGAGTACTCAGACGATGAATGA
- the LOC108837678 gene encoding uncharacterized protein LOC108837678, producing the protein MKTIREESNLRKTARLVCLCGKEETELGRQQAPGSCPYCGGKVQMIDVERKWMFCFVPLCFNIKRKYLCSSCDRRLVLYHQK; encoded by the coding sequence ATGAAAACAATAAGAGAAGAATCAAATTTGAGAAAAACAGCGCGTCTAGTTTGTTTATGCGGAAAGGAAGAGACAGAGTTAGGGAGACAGCAAGCACCTGGATCGTGTCCGTATTGTGGAGGTAAAGTGCAAATGATTGATGTCGAAAGAAAATGGATGTTTTGTTTCGTTCCTCTCTGTTTCAACATCAAGAGAAAGTACCTTTGTTCTTCTTGCGACCGTCGTCTCGTTTTGTATCATCAAAAATAA